In a single window of the Pseudomonas sp. B21-015 genome:
- a CDS encoding crotonase/enoyl-CoA hydratase family protein, which yields MNQPSPSRVTRERHGHVLMIGLDRVAKRNAFDLDLLNELSLAYGEFEADSEARVAVVFGHGEHFTAGLDLVSTGTALAEGWQPPPGGCDPWGVFTGPRASKPVIVAAQGYCLTVGIELMLASDINLCASNTRFAQKEVQRGIFPFGGATLRLHQVAGWGNAMRWLLTGDEFDAHDALHLGLVQEVMASEGLLPRAVELAERIARQAPLGVQATLMSARQARYEGETAAAQALPALVKKLLNSEDAKEGVRTMIEKRPGVFKGL from the coding sequence ATGAATCAGCCCAGCCCCAGTCGTGTAACCCGTGAACGGCACGGTCATGTCCTGATGATCGGCCTGGATCGGGTGGCCAAACGCAATGCCTTCGACCTCGACCTGCTCAACGAACTCAGCCTGGCCTATGGCGAGTTCGAGGCTGACAGTGAAGCGCGGGTGGCGGTGGTGTTCGGCCATGGCGAGCATTTCACTGCGGGGCTCGATCTGGTCAGCACCGGCACGGCCCTGGCCGAAGGCTGGCAGCCACCGCCCGGTGGCTGCGATCCATGGGGCGTGTTCACCGGCCCCCGAGCCAGCAAACCGGTGATTGTCGCGGCGCAAGGCTACTGCCTGACCGTAGGTATCGAGTTGATGCTGGCCTCCGACATCAACCTGTGCGCCAGCAACACCCGCTTTGCCCAGAAGGAAGTGCAGCGCGGGATCTTCCCGTTCGGTGGCGCCACCTTGCGTCTGCATCAGGTCGCTGGCTGGGGCAATGCCATGCGCTGGTTGCTGACCGGCGATGAATTCGACGCGCATGACGCCTTGCATCTGGGCCTGGTGCAGGAAGTCATGGCCAGCGAGGGCTTGTTGCCACGGGCGGTCGAGTTGGCGGAGCGGATTGCCCGACAGGCGCCGCTGGGGGTTCAGGCAACGTTGATGTCTGCCCGGCAGGCGCGCTATGAGGGTGAGACGGCGGCGGCCCAGGCATTGCCGGCGCTGGTGAAGAAACTGCTGAATAGCGAGGATGCCAAGGAGGGTGTGCGTACGATGATCGAGAAGCGGCCGGGCGTATTCAAAGGGCTTTGA
- a CDS encoding class III extradiol ring-cleavage dioxygenase, translating into MFPSLYISHGSPMLALEPGASGPALARLAVALPKPKAIVMVSAHWESSELLVSGNPQPETWHDFGGFPQALFEVQYPAPGNPQLAAQVVELLKADGLPARIDTQRPFDHGAWVPLSLMYPQADIPVVQVSLPTRGGPALQTRIGHALASLREHGVLLIGSGSITHNLRELDWHAGPESVEPWAKAFRDWMIEKLEANDEAALHDYRQQAPNAVRNHPSDEHLLPLYFARAAGGEFSIAHQGFTMGALGMDIYRFG; encoded by the coding sequence ATGTTCCCCAGTCTGTATATCTCTCATGGCTCCCCCATGCTAGCCCTGGAACCCGGCGCCAGCGGACCGGCCCTCGCTCGTCTGGCCGTCGCATTGCCGAAACCCAAGGCCATCGTGATGGTTTCCGCGCACTGGGAAAGCAGCGAACTGTTGGTCAGCGGCAATCCCCAGCCTGAAACCTGGCACGACTTCGGCGGATTTCCCCAGGCCTTGTTCGAGGTGCAGTACCCGGCACCCGGCAATCCACAACTGGCGGCGCAGGTTGTCGAGCTGCTGAAGGCCGACGGCCTGCCTGCACGCATCGACACCCAGCGACCGTTCGACCATGGCGCTTGGGTACCCTTGTCGTTGATGTATCCGCAGGCCGATATCCCGGTGGTGCAGGTCTCACTGCCCACTCGTGGTGGCCCGGCCCTGCAAACCCGCATCGGCCATGCCCTGGCCAGCCTGCGCGAACACGGTGTGCTGTTGATCGGCTCCGGCAGCATCACCCACAACCTGCGGGAACTGGACTGGCACGCCGGCCCGGAAAGCGTCGAACCCTGGGCCAAGGCGTTCCGCGACTGGATGATCGAAAAACTCGAAGCGAACGACGAAGCCGCGTTGCACGACTATCGTCAGCAAGCGCCGAACGCTGTGCGCAACCACCCGAGCGACGAGCATCTGCTGCCGCTGTACTTTGCCCGCGCGGCCGGGGGTGAGTTCAGCATTGCGCATCAGGGGTTCACCATGGGGGCGTTGGGTATGGACATTTATCGCTTTGGCTGA
- a CDS encoding thiopurine S-methyltransferase produces the protein MQPEFWHKRWASNQIGFHLPEVNPYLQRFWPALSLEEGARVLVPLCGKSLDLLWLAHRGHEVLGIELSEKAVEDFFNEHQFDPDVSEQGPFKVYRAGSIELWCGDFFELTAGDVADCSALYDRAALIALPPAMRERYAEHLKRILPKDSLGLLITLDYDQTQMDGPPFAVLDDEVQRLFGDVWALKILEDQDVLGESGKFLDAGVTRLEERVYRVSSH, from the coding sequence ATGCAGCCGGAGTTTTGGCACAAACGATGGGCGTCGAATCAGATCGGCTTTCATCTGCCGGAAGTGAATCCTTATCTGCAACGGTTCTGGCCAGCGTTGAGCCTGGAAGAGGGCGCTCGCGTGCTGGTGCCGCTGTGTGGGAAAAGTCTGGATCTGTTGTGGCTGGCGCACCGAGGTCATGAGGTCTTGGGGATTGAACTGTCGGAAAAGGCCGTGGAGGACTTCTTCAATGAGCATCAATTTGACCCGGACGTCAGTGAGCAGGGGCCGTTCAAGGTCTATCGGGCGGGGTCGATCGAGCTGTGGTGCGGTGATTTCTTCGAGTTGACGGCAGGCGATGTCGCCGATTGCAGCGCGCTGTACGACCGCGCGGCGTTGATCGCCTTGCCGCCGGCGATGCGTGAGCGATATGCCGAGCATCTGAAGCGGATTCTTCCGAAGGATTCTCTGGGGCTATTGATTACCCTGGATTACGACCAGACGCAGATGGATGGGCCGCCCTTCGCAGTGCTGGATGATGAGGTGCAACGGTTGTTCGGCGATGTGTGGGCGCTGAAGATTCTGGAAGACCAGGACGTCCTGGGTGAGAGCGGGAAGTTTCTCGACGCCGGTGTCACGCGGCTTGAAGAGCGGGTTTATCGGGTTTCCAGCCATTAA
- the htpX gene encoding protease HtpX, translating to MMRILLFLATNLAVVLIASITLSLFGFNGFMAANGVDLNLNQLLIFCAVFGFAGSLFSLFISKWMAKMSTSTQIISQPRTRHEQWLLQTVEQLSREAGIKMPEVGIFPAYEANAFATGWNKNDALVAVSQGLLERFSPDEVKAVLAHEIGHVANGDMVTLALIQGVVNTFVMFFARIIGNFVDKVIFKNEEGQGIAYYVATIFAELVLGILASAIVMWFSRKREFRADEAGASLAGTSAMIGALQRLRAEQGLPVHMPDTLNAFGINGGLKQGFARMFMSHPPLEERIDALRRRG from the coding sequence ATGATGCGCATTTTGCTGTTTTTGGCCACTAACCTGGCGGTCGTGCTGATTGCCAGCATCACCCTGAGCCTTTTCGGCTTCAACGGGTTCATGGCGGCCAACGGGGTTGATCTCAACCTCAATCAGCTGCTGATTTTCTGTGCGGTCTTTGGTTTCGCCGGTTCCCTGTTCTCGCTGTTCATCTCCAAGTGGATGGCGAAGATGAGTACCAGCACCCAGATCATCAGCCAGCCGCGCACCCGGCACGAGCAATGGCTGCTGCAAACCGTCGAGCAACTGTCCCGCGAAGCCGGAATCAAGATGCCCGAAGTCGGTATTTTCCCGGCCTATGAAGCCAATGCCTTCGCCACCGGCTGGAACAAGAACGATGCACTGGTCGCAGTCAGCCAGGGCTTGCTCGAGCGCTTCTCGCCGGATGAAGTGAAAGCCGTTCTGGCCCACGAAATCGGCCATGTGGCCAATGGCGACATGGTCACCCTGGCGTTGATCCAGGGCGTGGTGAACACCTTCGTGATGTTCTTCGCCCGGATCATCGGCAACTTTGTCGACAAGGTGATCTTCAAGAACGAAGAAGGCCAGGGCATCGCCTATTACGTGGCGACCATCTTCGCCGAACTGGTTCTGGGCATCCTGGCCAGCGCCATCGTCATGTGGTTCTCGCGCAAACGCGAATTCCGCGCCGACGAAGCCGGCGCAAGCCTGGCCGGCACCAGCGCAATGATCGGTGCCCTGCAGCGTCTGCGTGCAGAGCAAGGGCTACCGGTGCACATGCCGGACACCCTGAATGCCTTCGGCATCAACGGTGGCCTCAAACAAGGGTTTGCCCGTATGTTCATGAGCCACCCACCGCTGGAAGAACGCATCGACGCACTGCGTCGTCGGGGCTGA
- a CDS encoding pyridoxal phosphate-dependent aminotransferase, whose amino-acid sequence MQVSKSNKLANVCYDIRGPVLKHAKRLEEEGHRILKLNIGNPAPFGFEAPDEILQDVIRNLPTAQGYSDSKGLFSARKAVMQYYQQKQVEGVGIEDIYLGNGVSELIVMSMQALLNNGDEVLVPAPDYPLWTAAVSLAGGNPVHYLCDEQANWWPDLADIKAKITPNTKALVIINPNNPTGSVYSKEVLLGMLELARQHNLVVFSDEIYDKILYDDAVHICTASLAPDLLCMTFNGLSKSYRVAGFRSGWVAISGPKHHAQSYIEGIDILANMRLCANVPSQHAIQTALGGYQSINDLVLPQGRLLEQRNRTWELLNDIPGVSCVKPMGALYAFPRIDPKVCPIHNDEKFVLDLLLSEKLLVVQGTAFNWPWPDHFRVVTLPRVDDLDQAIGRIGNFLKSYRQ is encoded by the coding sequence ATGCAGGTCAGCAAATCGAACAAGCTCGCCAACGTCTGCTACGACATTCGCGGCCCAGTGCTCAAGCACGCCAAACGCCTGGAAGAGGAAGGCCATCGCATCCTCAAGCTGAACATCGGCAACCCGGCCCCCTTTGGTTTCGAAGCACCGGATGAAATCCTTCAGGACGTGATCCGCAATCTGCCGACCGCCCAGGGCTATAGCGACTCCAAGGGGCTGTTCAGTGCCCGCAAGGCCGTGATGCAGTACTACCAGCAAAAGCAGGTGGAAGGCGTCGGCATTGAAGACATTTATCTGGGCAACGGCGTTTCCGAGCTGATCGTGATGTCGATGCAGGCCTTGCTCAACAACGGCGACGAAGTACTGGTGCCAGCTCCCGACTATCCGCTGTGGACCGCCGCAGTGAGCCTGGCGGGCGGCAACCCGGTGCATTACCTGTGCGATGAACAGGCCAACTGGTGGCCGGACCTGGCTGACATCAAGGCCAAGATCACCCCGAACACCAAGGCTCTGGTGATCATCAACCCGAACAACCCCACCGGTTCGGTGTATTCCAAAGAAGTGCTGCTGGGCATGCTGGAACTGGCCCGTCAGCACAATCTGGTGGTGTTCTCCGACGAAATCTACGACAAGATCCTGTACGACGACGCCGTGCACATCTGCACCGCCTCGCTGGCGCCGGACCTGCTGTGCATGACCTTCAACGGTCTGTCCAAGTCCTATCGCGTGGCCGGTTTCCGTTCCGGCTGGGTCGCCATTTCCGGCCCGAAACACCACGCCCAGAGCTACATCGAAGGCATCGATATACTGGCCAACATGCGCCTGTGTGCCAACGTGCCGAGCCAGCACGCGATTCAGACCGCACTGGGCGGCTACCAGAGCATCAATGACCTGGTATTGCCTCAGGGGCGTCTGCTGGAACAGCGCAATCGTACCTGGGAATTGCTGAACGACATTCCGGGCGTGAGCTGCGTCAAGCCAATGGGCGCGCTGTATGCCTTCCCGCGGATCGACCCGAAAGTCTGCCCGATCCACAACGACGAGAAATTCGTGCTTGACCTGCTGCTCTCGGAGAAGCTGCTGGTGGTACAAGGCACGGCCTTCAACTGGCCATGGCCGGACCACTTCCGCGTGGTCACCCTGCCACGGGTCGACGACCTGGATCAGGCCATTGGCCGGATCGGTAACTTCCTCAAGTCCTACCGCCAGTAA
- the msrB gene encoding peptide-methionine (R)-S-oxide reductase MsrB translates to MEKLEKTLEEWRAMLDPEQYNVCRLKGTERPFSGKYNDSKVDGVYHCICCTAPLFDSKTKFDSGCGWPSFYAPIGDSAMVEIRDVSHGMIRTEVVCAKCDAHLGHVFPDGPPPTGLRYCINSVCLDLVPRG, encoded by the coding sequence ATGGAAAAGTTGGAAAAAACCCTGGAAGAATGGCGGGCCATGCTCGATCCGGAGCAGTACAACGTTTGCCGCCTCAAGGGCACCGAACGACCGTTCTCCGGTAAGTACAACGACAGCAAAGTCGACGGTGTTTACCACTGCATTTGTTGCACCGCACCGCTGTTCGACTCAAAGACCAAATTCGATTCCGGCTGCGGCTGGCCGAGCTTCTACGCGCCGATCGGCGACAGCGCGATGGTCGAGATCCGTGATGTCAGCCACGGCATGATCCGCACTGAAGTGGTCTGCGCCAAATGCGATGCGCACCTTGGGCATGTGTTCCCGGACGGTCCGCCGCCCACTGGCCTGCGTTATTGCATCAACTCGGTGTGCCTGGACCTCGTTCCCCGCGGGTAG
- a CDS encoding glutathione peroxidase: MSDSLLSIPCTTIKGEQKTLADFAGKAVLVVNTASKCGFTPQYKGLEELWQTYKDQGLVVLGFPCNQFGKQEPGNEGAISEFCELNYGVSFPLFKKIEVNGAGAHPLFVQLKKRAPGVLGSQGIKWNFTKFLIGKDGQLVKRFAPATKPQDLSREIEALLK, from the coding sequence ATGAGCGACAGCCTGCTGAGCATCCCTTGCACCACCATCAAGGGTGAGCAAAAGACCCTGGCCGACTTCGCCGGCAAAGCGGTACTGGTGGTCAATACTGCGAGCAAATGCGGTTTCACCCCACAGTACAAAGGCCTCGAAGAGCTCTGGCAGACTTACAAGGATCAAGGCCTGGTGGTGCTCGGCTTTCCCTGCAACCAGTTCGGCAAGCAGGAGCCAGGCAACGAGGGGGCGATTTCCGAGTTCTGCGAATTGAATTACGGGGTGAGTTTCCCGCTGTTCAAGAAGATCGAAGTCAACGGTGCCGGCGCTCATCCTCTGTTCGTTCAGCTGAAAAAACGCGCACCGGGCGTGCTGGGTTCCCAAGGCATCAAGTGGAACTTCACCAAGTTCCTGATCGGCAAGGACGGCCAGCTGGTCAAGCGCTTTGCTCCGGCGACCAAGCCGCAGGACCTGAGCCGCGAGATCGAAGCCCTGCTCAAATGA
- a CDS encoding MarR family winged helix-turn-helix transcriptional regulator, which yields MNTLSVDSLKLDSQLCFKLYAASRAVIRAYKPMLDQLGLTYPQYLAMLVLWEWQEVAPEQPTVKALGERLALDSGTLTPLLKRLEQLQLVQRQRSARDEREVHLSLSLTGKALRDQVGPLKARLLCDSGVDLDRLNDLRDGLDHLLGQIKALS from the coding sequence ATGAACACGTTGTCAGTCGATTCCCTGAAGCTCGACAGTCAGCTCTGCTTCAAGCTGTACGCCGCTTCTCGGGCGGTAATCCGCGCTTACAAGCCGATGCTCGATCAGTTGGGCCTGACCTACCCGCAATACCTGGCGATGCTGGTGTTGTGGGAATGGCAGGAAGTGGCGCCAGAGCAACCGACGGTCAAGGCGCTGGGCGAACGCCTGGCGCTGGATTCCGGGACCCTGACGCCGCTGCTCAAGCGTCTTGAGCAGCTGCAGCTGGTACAGCGTCAGCGTTCGGCGCGCGATGAGCGTGAGGTGCATCTGAGCCTGTCGCTCACCGGCAAGGCCTTGCGTGATCAGGTCGGGCCGCTCAAGGCTCGTCTGTTGTGCGATAGCGGCGTGGATCTGGATCGCCTGAATGATCTGCGCGATGGCCTCGATCACCTGTTGGGGCAAATCAAAGCGCTGTCGTAG
- a CDS encoding response regulator, translating to MDIKFSHRLSYKQARLTVLVGFILGTLLSLVQIGIDYASEDASINREILSLLEISHNPASRIAYNIDAELAQELTMGLLRSPAIISVQLTDNNNTVLASVKRPGLENNYRMLSDFLFGANRQFEDRLYLDHLPDESLGTLHLEVDTYTFGSRFLRRAEVTLLNGFARSLILTGILLALFYVMLTKPLVRVIRELSGRDPRSAEPTWLECPTGHENDEIGVLVKVANQQFENIATEIQQRRNAENRLTDYLSQLENIVSARTAELKAINTRLSQSNDELEVARRTALDMAEARSVFLANMSHEIRTPLNGLLGMIALSLDGPLNAEQQQQLSIAHDSGKVLVELLNDILDLSKFDAGQLELEHIPFDLGSLIEDTANLLSQNAAPSVELACLIDPKFPALVLGDPTRVRQIVSNLLSNALKFTRFGRVDVRLSTFEDGVRIEVCDTGIGIAQDAQVKIFQPFTQAGAGITRQFGGTGLGLALTYNLCEAMQGRLTISSEPGFGSQFCADLPLPCHTQAIAPALLQGNIIAITAASSGLAELLKSLLPEWGLDYQQRSIDDRLIGLEPDVLITDCPECLFGLRPTFTAPILLVTAYGSFLPSEQTNALAPLQQQARPLARNALYQTLRRILQPELQAINGARVEVLSPQRRGRILLVEDNPVNQLVAKGMLGKLGCEVSVAAHGAEALDQLEHSEFDLVLMDCNMPVMDGYEASRQIRRSGRWPQLPIVALTANAMSEERERCRAAGMSDYLAKPFRREELAALLDLWIPTTTAL from the coding sequence ATGGATATCAAGTTCAGCCACCGGCTGTCGTACAAGCAAGCCCGGCTTACGGTGCTGGTCGGTTTCATACTGGGCACGCTGCTCAGCCTGGTGCAAATTGGCATCGATTATGCCAGCGAAGACGCCTCCATCAACCGCGAAATACTGTCTTTGCTGGAAATCAGCCATAACCCCGCGTCCCGCATCGCCTACAACATCGACGCCGAACTCGCCCAGGAGCTGACCATGGGGCTACTGCGCTCTCCGGCGATCATCAGCGTGCAATTGACCGACAACAACAATACCGTGCTGGCCAGCGTCAAACGCCCGGGCCTGGAAAACAATTACAGGATGCTCAGCGACTTCCTGTTCGGCGCCAACCGACAGTTCGAAGACCGCCTGTACCTCGACCACTTGCCGGACGAATCCCTCGGGACCTTGCACCTGGAAGTCGATACCTACACCTTCGGCAGCCGCTTCCTGCGCCGGGCTGAAGTGACCCTGCTCAATGGCTTCGCACGCAGCCTGATCCTCACGGGCATTTTGCTGGCGCTGTTTTACGTAATGCTGACCAAACCGCTGGTGCGGGTCATCCGCGAGCTCAGTGGCCGTGACCCGCGCAGCGCGGAACCGACGTGGCTGGAGTGTCCGACGGGGCATGAAAACGATGAAATCGGGGTCCTGGTCAAGGTCGCCAATCAGCAATTTGAAAACATCGCCACCGAAATCCAGCAACGGCGCAACGCTGAAAATCGCCTGACCGACTACCTCTCGCAACTGGAAAACATCGTCTCGGCTCGCACTGCGGAACTCAAGGCGATCAACACTCGACTCAGCCAGTCCAACGATGAACTGGAAGTCGCCCGCAGGACCGCCCTGGACATGGCCGAAGCACGTTCGGTGTTCCTGGCCAACATGAGCCATGAAATCCGCACGCCCCTCAACGGTCTGCTGGGGATGATCGCGCTCTCGCTGGACGGCCCGCTCAATGCCGAACAGCAGCAACAGCTGTCCATCGCCCACGACTCGGGCAAAGTGCTGGTGGAACTGCTCAACGATATTCTCGACCTGTCGAAGTTCGATGCTGGCCAGCTCGAACTCGAACACATTCCATTCGACCTCGGCTCGCTGATCGAAGACACCGCCAACCTGCTGTCCCAGAACGCCGCGCCCAGCGTCGAACTGGCGTGCCTGATCGATCCGAAGTTTCCTGCACTGGTGCTCGGTGATCCGACCCGGGTCCGCCAGATCGTCAGCAACCTGTTGTCCAATGCCCTCAAGTTCACCCGCTTCGGGCGGGTCGATGTGCGTCTTTCAACGTTCGAGGATGGCGTGCGAATCGAAGTCTGCGACACGGGCATCGGTATCGCCCAGGACGCGCAAGTCAAAATCTTCCAGCCGTTCACCCAGGCCGGTGCCGGCATTACCCGGCAATTCGGCGGTACCGGCCTGGGCCTGGCGCTGACCTACAACCTTTGCGAAGCCATGCAAGGGCGTCTGACGATCAGCTCGGAACCAGGCTTCGGCAGCCAGTTCTGCGCCGACCTGCCGCTGCCCTGCCACACCCAGGCCATCGCCCCGGCACTTCTGCAAGGCAACATCATCGCGATTACCGCCGCCAGCAGCGGTCTGGCGGAACTGTTGAAGAGTCTGTTGCCCGAATGGGGGCTCGACTATCAACAGCGTTCCATTGATGACCGGTTGATCGGTCTGGAGCCGGACGTGCTGATCACCGACTGTCCCGAATGCCTGTTTGGCCTGCGCCCTACCTTCACCGCGCCGATTCTGCTGGTGACCGCTTACGGCAGTTTCCTGCCCAGTGAGCAAACCAATGCTCTGGCGCCTTTGCAACAGCAGGCGCGGCCTTTGGCGCGCAACGCGCTTTACCAGACATTGCGACGGATCTTGCAGCCGGAACTCCAGGCGATCAACGGCGCCCGGGTCGAAGTCCTTTCGCCCCAGCGACGCGGGCGCATCCTGCTGGTGGAGGACAACCCGGTCAATCAGTTGGTGGCCAAGGGCATGCTCGGAAAACTCGGTTGCGAGGTGAGCGTCGCGGCCCACGGTGCCGAAGCACTGGATCAGCTTGAGCACAGCGAATTCGATCTGGTGTTGATGGACTGCAACATGCCGGTGATGGACGGCTATGAAGCCAGTCGGCAAATCCGTCGCAGCGGGCGCTGGCCTCAACTGCCCATCGTCGCCCTGACCGCCAACGCCATGTCCGAAGAACGCGAACGCTGCCGTGCGGCGGGCATGAGCGACTACCTGGCCAAACCCTTCCGCCGGGAAGAACTGGCGGCCCTGCTCGACTTGTGGATACCCACTACGACAGCGCTTTGA
- a CDS encoding ATP-binding protein: MDSRLNAFLERADAVLARIEPLLPAPRQAIDWTHCLAARWQREGRNGFLLPLQVSLDMRLSDLIGVDRQLEQLGRNTQQFLDGMPANHALLWGARGTGKSSLVRALLSEHAKSGLRLIEIERDHLADLPRVVEQIARLPQRFVLFCDDLSFESGEGDYRVLKSVLDGSLEQAPDNVLLYATSNRRHLVPEKESDNENWKRVDGELHPNEAVEDKIALSDRFGLWLSFYPFTQEHFLNVVEHWIGQLADKAGLEWQRDEALDILAVRWATGRGNRNGRCAYQFARYWVGLKLLEHKA; encoded by the coding sequence GTGGATTCCCGATTGAATGCTTTTCTTGAACGCGCCGATGCCGTTCTGGCCCGTATCGAACCGCTGCTGCCCGCGCCGCGGCAGGCCATCGACTGGACGCACTGCCTGGCCGCGCGCTGGCAACGCGAGGGGCGCAACGGTTTTCTGTTGCCGTTGCAAGTCAGCCTCGATATGCGCCTGTCCGACCTGATTGGCGTTGACCGGCAACTTGAGCAACTGGGCCGAAACACTCAACAGTTTCTCGATGGCATGCCCGCCAACCACGCTTTGCTCTGGGGCGCGCGAGGCACCGGTAAATCGTCGCTGGTGCGCGCCTTGCTGTCGGAACACGCCAAGAGCGGCCTGCGGCTGATCGAGATCGAGCGCGATCACCTGGCGGACTTGCCGCGCGTGGTCGAGCAGATCGCCAGGCTGCCCCAGCGTTTCGTGCTGTTCTGTGATGACCTGTCGTTCGAGTCGGGCGAGGGCGATTATCGCGTGCTCAAAAGCGTACTCGATGGCTCCCTCGAGCAGGCACCGGACAACGTTCTGCTGTACGCCACTTCCAACCGCCGCCATCTGGTGCCGGAAAAGGAAAGCGATAACGAAAACTGGAAAAGGGTCGATGGCGAGCTCCATCCCAATGAGGCGGTGGAGGACAAGATTGCGCTGTCGGACCGTTTTGGTCTGTGGCTGTCGTTCTATCCGTTTACTCAGGAGCATTTCCTCAACGTTGTCGAGCACTGGATCGGCCAACTGGCCGACAAGGCCGGCCTTGAGTGGCAGCGTGACGAAGCGCTGGACATCCTCGCGGTGCGCTGGGCCACGGGCCGGGGTAATCGTAACGGACGTTGCGCGTATCAATTTGCCCGCTATTGGGTCGGGCTAAAGTTGTTGGAGCATAAGGCATGA
- a CDS encoding GAF domain-containing protein translates to MIDLQKSGQGLEGYGMLCAQLESLLADERDFIANAAQFSAFLFNQLDDLNWAGFYLNRNEELVLGPFQGQIACVRIPYGRGVCGAAAATLQTQRVEDVHAFPGHIACDSASNSELVVPLVKDGRLIGVLDLDSPRLARFTADDQAGIEQLAAIFLRLTDF, encoded by the coding sequence ATGATCGATCTGCAAAAGAGCGGCCAGGGCCTTGAGGGCTATGGCATGCTGTGTGCGCAGCTGGAATCGTTGCTGGCGGACGAGCGTGATTTTATCGCCAACGCCGCGCAATTTTCGGCGTTTCTGTTCAACCAGCTCGATGACCTGAACTGGGCTGGTTTCTACCTTAATCGCAACGAAGAACTGGTGCTTGGCCCGTTTCAGGGGCAGATCGCCTGCGTACGGATTCCGTACGGTCGCGGCGTGTGCGGGGCGGCGGCGGCCACCTTGCAGACTCAACGGGTCGAAGACGTACACGCATTTCCCGGGCACATCGCCTGCGACAGCGCCTCGAACAGCGAGCTGGTGGTGCCGCTGGTCAAGGACGGTCGACTGATCGGCGTGCTGGACCTCGATAGCCCGAGACTCGCGCGTTTTACCGCTGACGATCAGGCCGGGATCGAGCAGCTGGCGGCGATTTTCCTGCGCCTGACCGATTTCTGA